The Polaribacter tangerinus genome has a segment encoding these proteins:
- the rplT gene encoding 50S ribosomal protein L20 — protein sequence MPRSVNSVASRKRRKKILKAAKGYFGRRKNVYTVAKNAVEKGMLYAYRDRKNNKRNFRSLWIVRINAAARLHGMSYSQFMGKVKANNIELNRKVLADLAVNNPEAFKAVVAKIK from the coding sequence ATGCCAAGATCAGTAAATTCAGTAGCCTCAAGAAAAAGAAGAAAAAAAATCTTGAAGGCAGCAAAAGGTTACTTTGGACGTAGAAAAAACGTTTACACAGTAGCAAAAAATGCGGTTGAAAAAGGAATGCTTTATGCATACCGCGACCGTAAAAATAACAAGAGAAACTTTCGTTCTTTATGGATTGTACGTATTAATGCTGCAGCTCGTTTACACGGAATGTCTTACTCTCAGTTTATGGGAAAAGTTAAAGCCAACAATATCGAATTAAACCGTAAGGTTTTAGCAGATTTAGCGGTAAACAACCCAGAAGCTTTTAAGGCAGTTGTAGCAAAAATAAAATAA
- a CDS encoding glycogen synthase, which produces MKIVHISAECFPIAKIGGLADVVGSLPKYQNELGANSAVIMPFYKVPFSDNQEFDVILKDTLALGHNYHQFRILKLKNSTLGFELFCVDIPGLLDKEYVYSENDTERFLAFQIATLDWIITLKEKPTIIHIHDHHTGLTPFMITQSFKYSKLKNIPTILTIHNAQYQGWFSHEKSHLIPPFNYDNVGLLDWDGSINPLATAIKCAWKVTTVSPSYMNELKKNANGLEQLLSSESKKCVGILNGIDWSVWNTETDIKLEKNYTKNTVISGKKVHKKILCNQFKLNTKKPLFVFIGRLVGEKGADLFPEIFTKALEENDISILLLGSGHKEIEIALSKITNNNYNNYIGYSENLAHTMYAGADFILMPSRVEPCGLNQMYALRYGTVPIVNEIGGLKDTVTDIDKNNGFGITHKGVTIHKVVDAIKRASIFYKDTDKFRKNQKQIMTINNSWTNSAKEYLSLYKSLIN; this is translated from the coding sequence TTGAAAATAGTTCATATAAGTGCAGAATGTTTTCCGATTGCAAAAATAGGTGGTTTGGCGGATGTTGTAGGATCGCTGCCAAAGTATCAAAATGAATTAGGTGCTAATAGCGCTGTTATCATGCCCTTTTACAAAGTTCCATTTTCAGATAATCAAGAATTTGATGTTATTTTAAAAGACACCCTTGCACTTGGTCACAACTACCATCAATTTAGAATTTTAAAATTAAAAAACAGCACATTAGGTTTCGAGTTATTTTGTGTAGACATACCAGGTTTATTAGACAAAGAATATGTTTACTCAGAAAATGATACCGAAAGATTTTTAGCATTTCAAATAGCTACTCTAGACTGGATAATAACATTAAAAGAAAAGCCTACTATTATTCATATACACGATCATCATACAGGACTTACTCCTTTTATGATTACACAGAGTTTTAAGTATAGTAAACTTAAAAACATACCCACTATTTTAACCATTCATAATGCTCAATATCAAGGATGGTTTTCTCATGAAAAATCACATTTAATACCACCTTTCAATTATGATAATGTTGGTCTTTTAGATTGGGATGGATCTATAAACCCGCTTGCTACAGCTATAAAATGTGCTTGGAAAGTTACTACAGTATCACCTTCATATATGAACGAGTTGAAAAAAAATGCAAACGGATTAGAACAATTACTTAGCAGTGAAAGCAAAAAATGTGTTGGCATACTTAATGGAATAGATTGGAGTGTTTGGAACACAGAAACCGACATAAAACTTGAAAAGAATTATACTAAGAACACCGTAATCTCAGGTAAAAAAGTACATAAAAAAATACTTTGCAATCAGTTTAAACTGAATACAAAAAAGCCACTATTTGTATTTATTGGAAGACTAGTAGGTGAAAAAGGAGCAGATTTATTTCCTGAAATATTTACAAAAGCCCTTGAAGAAAATGATATTTCAATACTTTTATTAGGTTCTGGACATAAAGAAATTGAAATTGCATTATCAAAAATTACAAATAATAACTACAATAATTACATTGGCTACAGTGAGAACCTAGCGCACACAATGTATGCTGGAGCCGATTTTATTTTAATGCCCTCTAGAGTTGAACCTTGTGGTCTCAATCAAATGTATGCTTTACGATATGGAACTGTTCCAATAGTTAACGAAATTGGCGGATTAAAAGATACTGTTACTGATATTGATAAAAATAATGGTTTTGGCATTACACATAAAGGAGTTACTATTCATAAAGTTGTTGATGCCATAAAAAGAGCCTCAATCTTTTATAAGGATACAGATAAGTTTAGAAAAAACCAAAAGCAAATAATGACAATAAATAACTCATGGACAAATTCTGCAAAAGAATACTTGAGTTTATATAAATCTCTAATTAACTAA
- a CDS encoding glucose-1-phosphate adenylyltransferase — MINDKVLGIILGGGQGSRLYPLTKDRSKPAVPIAGKYRLVDIPISNCINSNIKRMYVLTQFNSASLNAHIKNTYHFSFFSDAFVDVLAAEQTINSDKWFQGTADAVRQSMHHFLQNDFEYALILSGDQLYNMDFKDMIEKHKESGAKISIATYPVNAKDATSFGILKTDHTHKITSFIEKPAAELLPKWISDVSEEMKKEDRKYLASMGIYIFNRDLLEELMANPNTIDFGKEIIPQAIKEHKTVSYPYEGYWTDIGNIDSFFEANIGLTDDLPKFNLYDENRVYTRARILPTSKFSNTVLNKAVIADGCIINAKKIEKSVIGIRSRIGKDTIITNTYMMGSDYYESLEKIKAEKIINQIGVGDRCIINNCIIDKNCRIGDDTTINGGLHLKNTETATYLVKDGIVVLKKGAVIPKGTVI, encoded by the coding sequence ATGATAAACGACAAAGTACTCGGTATTATTTTAGGTGGTGGACAAGGCTCTAGGCTTTATCCATTAACAAAAGACAGGTCTAAACCAGCAGTACCAATTGCAGGAAAATACAGATTGGTAGATATTCCTATCTCAAACTGTATCAATTCTAACATAAAAAGAATGTATGTATTAACGCAGTTTAATTCTGCCTCTTTAAATGCTCACATAAAAAATACTTATCATTTTAGTTTTTTTAGTGATGCCTTTGTAGATGTATTAGCAGCTGAGCAAACTATTAATAGCGATAAATGGTTTCAAGGAACTGCAGATGCAGTAAGACAAAGTATGCATCATTTTTTACAAAATGACTTTGAATACGCATTGATACTTTCTGGAGACCAACTCTATAACATGGATTTTAAAGATATGATAGAGAAACACAAAGAAAGTGGTGCTAAAATTTCTATTGCAACCTACCCCGTTAATGCGAAAGATGCAACTTCTTTTGGTATTTTAAAAACAGATCATACACATAAAATAACTTCATTTATAGAAAAACCTGCAGCAGAATTGTTACCAAAATGGATTTCTGATGTAAGTGAAGAAATGAAAAAAGAAGATAGAAAATACCTTGCATCCATGGGAATCTATATTTTTAATAGAGACTTATTGGAAGAGCTAATGGCTAACCCTAATACTATTGATTTTGGAAAAGAGATAATTCCGCAAGCAATTAAAGAACACAAAACAGTTAGTTATCCTTATGAAGGATATTGGACAGATATTGGAAATATAGACTCTTTCTTTGAGGCAAACATTGGACTTACAGACGATTTACCTAAATTTAATTTATACGACGAAAACAGGGTATATACTAGGGCACGTATTTTACCCACTTCTAAGTTTTCGAACACCGTTTTAAACAAAGCCGTAATAGCAGATGGTTGTATTATTAATGCTAAAAAAATAGAAAAATCTGTTATTGGTATTCGCTCTAGAATAGGTAAAGACACTATTATTACTAATACATATATGATGGGTAGTGACTATTATGAATCTTTAGAGAAAATTAAAGCAGAAAAAATTATTAACCAAATAGGTGTGGGAGATAGGTGCATAATAAACAATTGCATTATCGATAAAAATTGTCGAATCGGAGACGACACAACAATTAATGGAGGCCTACATTTAAAAAATACAGAAACAGCTACTTATTTGGTAAAAGACGGAATTGTAGTTCTTAAAAAAGGCGCCGTTATTCCGAAAGGAACAGTTATTTAA
- the glgB gene encoding 1,4-alpha-glucan branching protein GlgB, whose protein sequence is MSKVIAHSLFSDFDISLFKAGKHYKLYEKMGAHLLVKDGIEGTYFAVWAPSAKKVAVIGDFNYWNSNEHQLHVRWDSSGIWEGFIPYVQKGNVYKYHILGSDDMVQEKADPYAKRCEHPPKTGSIIWEDNYNWKDSSWMKNRKKHNALNAPFSVYEVHLSSWKQKTAENRFMSYTELADELVNYVVDMNFTHVELMPIMEFPYDPSWGYQITGYFAPTSRFGYPDELKFLIDKFHENNIGVLLDWVPSHFPSDAHGLGNFDGSCLYEHPDPRKGYHQDWKSLIFNYGRNEVKSFLISNALFWLDQYHADGLRVDAVASMLFLDYSRKDGEWEPNVYGGRENLEAISFLQEMNIAVYENFPDVQTIAEESTSFPKVSSPVFAGGLGFGMKWMMGWMHDSLGYFSKETIYRKYHQNEVTFSLNYAFTENFMLPLSHDEVVYGKKSIVDKMPGDEWQKFANIRLLYSYMYTHPGAKLLFQGCEFGQISEWNFQKSLDWFVLKYDVHKGAKNFVKDLNMFYKTEKALFEKQFSEDGFEWIHHNDHENSVLSYIRKGKSTKDNIIIILNLTQIPRENYRIGIPKKGNLKEIFNSDLSKYNGTENFVNASISSENTPWNSKAQSVVLNLPPLAMIALKYKKD, encoded by the coding sequence ATGTCTAAAGTAATAGCACATAGTTTATTTTCAGATTTTGACATCAGCCTATTTAAAGCTGGTAAGCATTACAAATTGTATGAAAAAATGGGAGCTCACCTTCTTGTTAAAGATGGCATAGAAGGAACTTACTTTGCTGTTTGGGCTCCAAGCGCAAAAAAAGTTGCTGTTATAGGTGACTTTAATTATTGGAACTCAAACGAGCATCAACTTCATGTTCGTTGGGACTCTAGCGGAATTTGGGAAGGTTTTATACCATATGTACAAAAAGGAAATGTTTACAAATATCACATTCTAGGATCAGATGATATGGTTCAGGAAAAAGCAGATCCTTATGCCAAAAGATGCGAACATCCTCCAAAAACTGGTTCTATAATATGGGAAGATAACTACAATTGGAAAGATAGTAGCTGGATGAAGAATAGGAAAAAACACAATGCCCTAAATGCCCCTTTTTCAGTGTATGAAGTTCACTTGAGTTCTTGGAAACAAAAGACAGCAGAAAATCGTTTTATGAGCTACACAGAACTAGCCGATGAATTGGTTAATTATGTGGTAGATATGAACTTTACACATGTTGAATTGATGCCTATTATGGAATTCCCTTACGACCCAAGTTGGGGTTATCAAATTACGGGTTATTTTGCACCAACCTCAAGATTTGGCTACCCAGATGAATTGAAATTTTTAATAGATAAATTTCACGAAAATAATATTGGGGTTCTATTAGATTGGGTTCCATCTCATTTTCCGTCGGATGCTCATGGACTAGGAAATTTTGATGGCTCTTGTCTTTATGAACACCCAGATCCTAGAAAAGGATACCATCAAGATTGGAAAAGCCTTATTTTTAATTATGGTAGAAATGAAGTAAAATCTTTCTTGATTAGTAATGCCCTTTTTTGGCTAGACCAGTATCATGCAGACGGTTTACGTGTAGATGCTGTAGCCTCTATGCTATTTTTAGACTATTCAAGAAAAGATGGCGAATGGGAACCAAATGTATATGGCGGAAGAGAAAACCTAGAAGCTATCTCATTTTTACAAGAAATGAACATAGCTGTTTATGAAAACTTTCCTGATGTTCAAACTATTGCAGAAGAATCTACTTCTTTTCCAAAAGTTTCAAGTCCTGTTTTTGCCGGTGGCTTAGGCTTTGGAATGAAATGGATGATGGGCTGGATGCACGACAGTCTGGGATATTTTTCTAAAGAAACAATCTATAGAAAATACCATCAAAATGAAGTGACATTTAGTTTAAACTACGCATTTACAGAAAATTTTATGCTTCCTTTATCTCATGATGAAGTTGTATACGGAAAAAAATCTATAGTAGATAAAATGCCTGGAGATGAGTGGCAAAAATTTGCAAACATAAGATTACTTTACAGTTATATGTATACGCATCCTGGCGCAAAATTACTTTTTCAAGGTTGTGAATTCGGGCAAATATCTGAATGGAATTTTCAAAAAAGTTTAGACTGGTTTGTCTTAAAATATGATGTTCACAAAGGAGCAAAAAACTTTGTAAAAGATCTAAATATGTTTTACAAGACCGAAAAAGCCTTGTTTGAAAAACAGTTTTCAGAAGATGGTTTTGAGTGGATACATCATAATGACCATGAAAACTCTGTATTGTCTTATATCCGAAAAGGAAAATCTACAAAAGATAATATCATAATCATTTTAAATTTAACACAAATACCAAGAGAAAATTATAGAATTGGTATCCCAAAAAAAGGAAATCTAAAAGAAATTTTTAATAGCGACCTATCCAAATATAATGGCACAGAAAACTTTGTAAATGCTAGTATTTCTTCAGAAAATACTCCTTGGAACTCAAAAGCACAATCTGTTGTACTAAACTTACCTCCTCTGGCTATGATTGCTCTAAAGTATAAAAAAGATTAA
- a CDS encoding glycoside hydrolase family 31 protein: MIVNTELEQKGNLFPAEITAYKKDVDTLYFTTKNNVILQLTVVRDSVLRFRYATSGKFEKDFSYGITMHASRGYNFLNISEQDNYYIVTTSKLICKVNKENLHISIFDAISNKLINEDEIGFHWEESYEYGGDIVKMSKTCQKAESFYGLGDKPVDVNLKGKRFENWATDSYAFGKNTDPIYKAIPFYTAIQDDISYGIFFDNTFKTHFDFGQERRNVTSFWAQGGEMNYYFIYGPKMEDVVANYTDLTGKPHALPPLWALGFHQCKWSYYPESNVKKITKTFRDLQIPCDAIYLDIDYMDGFRCFTWDKNHFPDPKRMVKELEGDGFKTVVIIDPGIKIDLDYEVFKEALDKDYFCKRADGPYMKGKVWPGECYFPDYTKPEVREWWSGLFKELIEEIGVKGVWNDMNEPAVMDVPNKSFPDDVRHDFDGNPCSHRKAHNIYGTQMARATYHGLKKYAYPKRPFVITRSAYSGAQRYTSTWMGDNIASWEHLAIANNQAQRMAMSGFSFAGSDIGGFAEQPQGELFARWIQLGVFHAFCRVHSSGDHGDQEPWVFGDEITDIVRKFVNLRYQLLPYLYTAFWKYLTEGTPILKSLVLFDQEDHQTHYRSDEFVYGEQLLICPITEPNARGRRMYIPRGKWYNFWTDELLEGGKEIWVAAALDSMPIFVKEGAIIPKYPIQQYVGEKDFDEITLDVYFKEGKETSKLYDDAHDGYDYKKGRFSLRTFKLTGKQNELIIQQHKRGDFNAHYKNVTLIFHNLPFKVHTVQLDNVNIDLDNFNSNNNAITINKDFTELHLIGA, from the coding sequence ATGATTGTAAATACAGAATTAGAACAAAAAGGAAATCTTTTTCCTGCTGAAATAACAGCCTATAAAAAAGATGTAGATACGTTATATTTTACAACAAAAAATAACGTTATTTTACAACTAACTGTAGTAAGAGACAGTGTTTTACGGTTTAGATATGCAACAAGCGGAAAGTTCGAAAAAGATTTTTCTTACGGTATTACCATGCACGCAAGCAGAGGGTATAATTTTTTAAACATATCCGAACAAGACAATTACTACATTGTAACCACTTCTAAATTAATTTGTAAAGTAAACAAAGAAAACTTACATATTTCTATTTTTGATGCAATTAGTAACAAGTTGATTAATGAAGATGAAATTGGTTTTCATTGGGAAGAAAGCTACGAATATGGTGGCGATATTGTAAAAATGAGTAAAACTTGCCAAAAAGCAGAAAGTTTTTATGGCTTGGGAGATAAACCAGTAGATGTAAATTTAAAAGGAAAACGTTTCGAAAACTGGGCTACAGACTCTTATGCCTTTGGTAAAAATACAGATCCTATTTACAAAGCTATTCCGTTTTACACTGCAATACAAGACGATATTTCTTACGGAATATTTTTTGACAATACTTTTAAAACTCATTTCGATTTCGGGCAAGAAAGACGAAATGTAACAAGTTTTTGGGCACAAGGTGGTGAAATGAATTATTACTTTATCTATGGTCCAAAAATGGAAGATGTTGTAGCAAATTACACAGATTTAACGGGTAAACCTCACGCCCTACCTCCTCTTTGGGCTTTAGGTTTTCACCAATGTAAATGGAGTTATTACCCAGAAAGTAATGTTAAAAAAATAACTAAAACATTTAGAGACCTTCAAATACCATGTGATGCTATTTACTTAGACATCGATTATATGGATGGTTTTCGATGTTTTACTTGGGATAAAAATCATTTTCCAGACCCTAAGAGAATGGTAAAAGAATTGGAAGGAGATGGTTTTAAAACCGTTGTAATTATAGATCCTGGTATTAAAATAGATTTGGATTATGAAGTTTTTAAAGAAGCATTAGACAAAGATTATTTCTGTAAACGTGCAGATGGGCCTTATATGAAAGGAAAAGTTTGGCCTGGAGAATGTTACTTTCCGGACTATACCAAACCAGAAGTAAGAGAATGGTGGTCTGGTTTATTTAAAGAATTGATTGAAGAAATTGGTGTAAAAGGTGTTTGGAATGACATGAACGAACCTGCCGTTATGGATGTACCAAATAAATCGTTTCCTGATGACGTTCGTCACGATTTTGATGGAAACCCTTGCTCTCACAGAAAAGCACATAATATTTATGGTACTCAAATGGCTAGAGCCACATATCATGGATTAAAAAAATATGCTTATCCTAAAAGACCTTTTGTAATTACAAGATCTGCCTATTCGGGAGCACAAAGATATACCTCAACTTGGATGGGAGACAATATTGCAAGTTGGGAACATTTGGCGATAGCCAACAACCAAGCACAAAGAATGGCAATGTCTGGTTTTTCTTTTGCAGGATCTGATATTGGTGGCTTTGCCGAGCAACCACAGGGAGAATTATTTGCAAGGTGGATTCAATTAGGTGTATTCCATGCTTTCTGTAGAGTACACTCTTCCGGAGATCATGGAGACCAAGAACCATGGGTGTTTGGCGATGAAATTACCGATATTGTTCGAAAGTTTGTGAATTTAAGGTACCAGTTACTGCCCTACTTATACACGGCATTCTGGAAATATTTAACAGAAGGAACTCCAATTTTAAAATCGTTAGTTCTTTTTGATCAAGAAGACCACCAAACTCATTATAGAAGTGATGAATTTGTATACGGTGAACAATTATTAATTTGTCCAATAACAGAGCCAAACGCTAGAGGAAGACGGATGTATATTCCTAGAGGGAAATGGTATAATTTCTGGACAGATGAATTATTAGAAGGTGGAAAAGAAATTTGGGTAGCTGCAGCATTAGATAGCATGCCAATATTTGTAAAAGAAGGTGCCATAATACCTAAATATCCTATTCAGCAATATGTGGGCGAAAAGGATTTTGATGAAATAACGTTGGATGTATATTTCAAAGAAGGAAAAGAAACATCTAAACTATATGACGATGCCCATGATGGGTATGACTACAAAAAAGGAAGGTTTAGCCTTAGAACTTTTAAGTTAACAGGTAAACAAAATGAACTTATAATTCAGCAACACAAAAGAGGAGATTTTAACGCACACTATAAAAATGTTACTCTTATTTTTCATAACTTACCTTTTAAGGTACACACTGTTCAGTTAGACAATGTTAACATCGATTTAGATAACTTTAACAGTAATAATAATGCTATAACTATTAATAAAGATTTTACAGAACTACACTTAATAGGAGCATAA
- the prfA gene encoding peptide chain release factor 1 produces MIDKLRIVKQRYDEVSDLIIQPEIIMDQKRYAQLSKEYKDLGSVVKKGDEYQSLLSNIEEAKEIISDGSDAEMTEMAKLEIEEANARIPQLEDEIKFLLIPKDPEDSKNAVVELRAGAGGDEASIFAGDLFRMYSKYCESKGWKVSTVDYSEGTNGGFKEIQFEVNGDDVYGILKFEAGVHRVQRVPQTETQGRVHTSAATCMVFPEAEEFDVEINPKDVRIDFFCSSGPGGQSVNTTYSAVRLTHIPTGLVAQCQDQKSQHKNKEKAFKVLRSRLYDMELAKKQAEDALKRGSMVSSGDRSAKIRTYNYAQGRVTDHRIGLSLYDLPNIMNGDIQKIIDELMLAENTEKLKSLGDGI; encoded by the coding sequence ATGATAGATAAATTAAGAATTGTAAAACAACGTTATGATGAGGTTTCTGATTTGATTATTCAGCCAGAAATTATCATGGATCAAAAACGGTACGCACAATTAAGTAAAGAATACAAAGATTTAGGGAGTGTTGTAAAAAAAGGAGATGAATACCAATCTCTATTGAGCAATATAGAAGAGGCAAAAGAAATAATTTCGGACGGGTCTGATGCAGAAATGACTGAAATGGCAAAGTTAGAAATAGAAGAAGCCAATGCCAGAATACCACAATTAGAAGATGAAATTAAATTTCTTCTTATTCCTAAAGATCCAGAAGATAGTAAAAATGCAGTAGTAGAATTACGAGCGGGTGCTGGTGGAGATGAGGCAAGTATTTTTGCTGGAGATTTGTTTAGAATGTACTCTAAATATTGTGAAAGTAAAGGTTGGAAAGTATCTACAGTAGATTATTCCGAAGGAACCAACGGAGGTTTTAAAGAAATTCAATTTGAGGTTAACGGAGATGATGTTTATGGAATATTAAAGTTTGAGGCTGGCGTACACCGAGTACAAAGAGTACCTCAAACCGAAACCCAAGGTAGAGTTCATACTTCTGCAGCAACATGTATGGTTTTTCCTGAGGCAGAAGAATTTGATGTAGAAATAAACCCGAAAGATGTAAGGATAGATTTTTTCTGTTCTTCGGGTCCTGGTGGTCAATCGGTAAACACCACTTATTCTGCAGTTCGTTTAACTCACATTCCAACTGGTTTGGTGGCTCAATGTCAAGATCAAAAGTCGCAGCATAAAAATAAAGAGAAAGCATTTAAAGTGTTAAGATCTCGTTTGTATGACATGGAATTAGCAAAGAAACAAGCAGAAGATGCGCTAAAAAGAGGTTCAATGGTTTCTTCTGGAGACAGAAGTGCAAAAATTAGAACGTACAATTATGCACAAGGTAGGGTTACAGATCACAGAATTGGCTTGTCTTTGTATGACTTACCAAATATTATGAATGGTGATATTCAAAAAATTATTGATGAATTAATGTTGGCAGAAAACACTGAAAAGTTAAAAAGCTTAGGAGACGGTATTTAA